The Strix aluco isolate bStrAlu1 chromosome 19, bStrAlu1.hap1, whole genome shotgun sequence genome contains a region encoding:
- the DUSP14 gene encoding dual specificity protein phosphatase 14 — protein MTSRSHNSLPRTLMAPRMLSEGALGGIAQITPSLYLSRGSVASNRHLLLSRGITCIINATIEIPNFNWPQFEYVKVPLADMPNAPISLYFDSVADKINSVARKHGATLVHCAAGVSRSATLCIAYLMKYHKVTLFEAYNWVKSRRPVIRPNVGFWRQLIDYERKLFGKTTVKMVQTPYGIIPDVYERERRPLMPYWGI, from the coding sequence ATGACCTCCAGAAGCCACAACTCCTTACCGAGAACTCTGATGGCTCCGCGAATGCTTTCTGAAGGTGCCCTCGGGGGCATCGCCCAGATCACCCCCTCGCTGTACCTGAGCCGGGGCAGCGTCGCCTCCAACCGGCACCTGCTCCTCTCCCGGGGAATCACCTGCATCATCAACGCGACCATCGAGATCCCCAATTTTAACTGGCCCCAGTTTGAATACGTGAAAGTGCCTTTGGCTGACATGCCCAACGCCCCCATCTCCCTGTACTTCGACAGCGTCGCCGACAAGATAAACAGCGTGGCGCGGAAGCATGGGGCCACCTTAGTGCATTGTGCCGCTGGCGTGAGCAGGTCGGCCACCCTCTGCATCGCCTACCTGATGAAGTACCACAAGGTGACCCTCTTTGAGGCCTACAACTGGGTCAAATCGCGGCGCCCTGTTATACGCCCCAACGTGGGCTTCTGGAGGCAACTGATAGACTACGAGAGGAAGCTCTTTGGGAAGACGACGGTTAAAATGGTACAGACACCATATGGCATCATCCCAGACGTTTACGAGAGAGAGAGGAGACCCCTGATGCCTTACTGGGGAATTTAA